A single genomic interval of Gemmatimonadota bacterium harbors:
- a CDS encoding XRE family transcriptional regulator, with amino-acid sequence MRRGSGNVFVDLGFPLEEAAHLLIRSDLMITLNQALEDRGLTQVRAAKVLGVSQPRVSALRRGKIEQFSIDALVELLARLGVAVTVQTKKRKRVA; translated from the coding sequence ATGCGTCGTGGCTCGGGCAACGTGTTTGTCGACCTGGGGTTCCCGCTGGAGGAGGCGGCGCACCTCCTCATTCGCAGCGATCTGATGATCACGCTCAATCAGGCACTCGAAGATCGCGGCCTGACCCAGGTCCGGGCCGCCAAGGTGCTGGGTGTGTCTCAACCGCGGGTCAGTGCGCTCCGGCGAGGCAAGATCGAGCAGTTCAGCATTGATGCATTGGTCGAGTTGCTGGCCCGGCTCGGGGTCGCAGTCACCGTACAAACGAAGAAGCGGAAGCGGGTTGCCTAA
- a CDS encoding type II toxin-antitoxin system VapC family toxin → MIYTLDTNVVVDALRQPDEMEELKAFLTWALPLTVLSSVVVAELAAGARTERARRALDEGLVGTFERRARILAPSRHAWHRAGAALGRSGASSVSASRQNDVLLAFQAREVGWTLITRDQDFAALRSLVRGLKVVAPFPTRPTSRD, encoded by the coding sequence GTGATCTACACGCTCGACACGAACGTCGTGGTCGACGCATTGCGGCAACCCGACGAGATGGAGGAGCTGAAGGCCTTTCTCACGTGGGCCCTCCCGCTGACCGTCCTGTCCAGCGTGGTCGTTGCGGAACTCGCCGCCGGGGCGCGGACCGAGCGCGCCCGGCGCGCCCTCGACGAGGGGCTCGTGGGCACCTTCGAGCGCCGCGCGCGCATTCTCGCCCCCTCACGTCACGCATGGCATCGGGCCGGCGCAGCGCTGGGGCGCAGCGGCGCCAGCAGCGTGAGCGCGAGTCGACAGAATGATGTGTTGCTCGCGTTCCAGGCACGCGAGGTCGGCTGGACGCTCATCACCCGCGACCAGGATTTTGCGGCGCTCCGCTCGCTCGTGCGCGGGCTCAAGGTGGTGGCACCATTCCCCACGCGGCCTACGTCTCGGGACTGA
- a CDS encoding DUF433 domain-containing protein, whose translation MELLSRISIDPAIRFGKPCVRGTRISVGDVLGYLAGGMSEAAVLADFPQLTHDDILACLAFAAERERRVMPVPAA comes from the coding sequence ATGGAACTTCTTAGCCGCATCTCGATCGACCCGGCGATCCGGTTCGGGAAGCCGTGCGTCCGGGGCACACGCATTTCGGTGGGGGACGTCCTCGGGTATCTCGCCGGCGGGATGAGCGAGGCGGCCGTCCTGGCGGACTTTCCTCAGCTCACGCACGACGACATCCTGGCGTGCTTGGCCTTTGCGGCGGAGCGCGAGCGCCGGGTCATGCCCGTTCCCGCGGCCTAA
- a CDS encoding AAA family ATPase produces the protein MISTLQLKFGRSPGVPADTIHVSPVTVFVGPNNSGKSRVLAEIEQYCRGGTKNAAAALLDQITFSAFSPDAAEKAIEPLRQVPSAGEMLQVDHVMLGSRYSRQQVPLAQLLQRLQAPSSDPRLFCQWFLVHSTLMLNGQNRIALVNQQNAGDLQQMPQSSFQALFRDDAKRHEVRRIIHEAFGVYFALDPTNLGQLRARLAGRAPADDREERGLHQEAVEFHSQALLIDQASDGVKAFAGIVTEVIAGDPRVILIDEPEAFLHPALASKLALEVSKAAKVADKRVFVSTHSPAFVMGCIQSGAPINIVRLTYRANVATARVLPSDEILELMRHPLLRSTGVLSGLFYEFVVVTESDADRAFYQEVNERLLQFKPEWGIPNCLFINAQNKQTVQTIIRPLRKLGIPAAAVVDVDIIKDGGQNWANLLQSANLPAGLHGGLATIRSTVKTAMEGTKKDMKRDGGLDILVGSEREAAVQLFNQLKEYGLFVVPTGELESWLKPLGASGHGPSWLVDIFQRMGEDPAASGYVAPTDDDVWRFVSGVKRWLVDPERHGIPA, from the coding sequence ATGATTTCTACACTGCAACTGAAGTTCGGTCGCTCCCCTGGCGTCCCCGCGGACACCATCCATGTGTCGCCCGTCACCGTCTTTGTGGGCCCGAACAACTCTGGCAAGAGCCGAGTACTAGCCGAGATAGAGCAGTACTGTCGAGGTGGCACCAAGAACGCGGCCGCTGCGCTCCTCGACCAGATCACATTCTCGGCGTTTAGCCCTGACGCTGCCGAGAAGGCGATCGAACCACTGCGCCAAGTGCCGAGCGCTGGGGAGATGCTTCAAGTCGACCACGTGATGCTGGGAAGCAGATACAGTCGCCAGCAGGTGCCGCTGGCGCAGCTACTGCAGCGCCTCCAGGCTCCTTCGAGCGATCCGCGGCTGTTCTGCCAGTGGTTCTTGGTCCACAGCACGCTCATGCTGAACGGTCAGAATCGCATCGCACTTGTGAATCAGCAGAATGCTGGCGACCTGCAGCAAATGCCTCAGTCCAGCTTTCAGGCACTATTTCGAGACGATGCCAAGCGACATGAAGTGAGGCGCATCATCCACGAGGCCTTCGGAGTCTACTTTGCCCTCGATCCAACCAACCTGGGCCAGCTGCGTGCCCGCCTTGCGGGGCGAGCGCCAGCAGATGACAGGGAGGAACGTGGACTCCATCAGGAGGCAGTGGAGTTTCACTCACAAGCTCTGTTGATAGATCAAGCAAGCGACGGCGTCAAAGCATTTGCGGGAATCGTGACCGAAGTAATCGCTGGAGACCCCAGGGTCATCCTTATTGACGAGCCGGAAGCATTCCTCCACCCCGCGCTGGCCTCCAAACTCGCGCTGGAGGTATCCAAGGCCGCGAAGGTGGCCGACAAGCGGGTCTTCGTCTCGACCCATAGCCCGGCGTTCGTTATGGGGTGCATTCAGTCCGGCGCCCCGATCAATATCGTTCGGTTGACCTATCGTGCGAATGTTGCCACGGCTCGTGTCCTGCCAAGTGATGAGATCCTCGAGCTAATGCGTCATCCGCTGCTGCGGTCGACTGGCGTTCTGAGCGGTCTCTTCTATGAATTCGTTGTCGTGACCGAGTCGGACGCAGATCGGGCATTCTATCAAGAAGTCAACGAGCGACTGCTTCAATTCAAGCCCGAGTGGGGAATCCCAAACTGCCTGTTCATTAACGCTCAGAACAAGCAAACAGTGCAGACGATCATCCGCCCGCTCCGCAAGCTTGGCATACCTGCAGCAGCGGTCGTTGACGTCGACATCATCAAGGATGGGGGGCAGAACTGGGCGAACCTACTTCAGAGCGCGAACTTGCCCGCGGGTCTCCACGGCGGACTGGCGACCATACGCAGCACGGTCAAAACGGCCATGGAGGGGACTAAGAAGGATATGAAGCGCGACGGCGGCCTCGACATCCTGGTCGGTTCGGAGCGCGAGGCGGCCGTGCAGCTGTTCAATCAGCTGAAGGAGTACGGCCTATTCGTTGTACCCACCGGTGAGCTAGAGTCATGGCTCAAGCCGCTCGGTGCATCCGGGCATGGCCCATCCTGGCTCGTGGACATCTTCCAGCGTATGGGTGAAGACCCTGCGGCCTCCGGCTACGTCGCCCCGACGGACGACGACGTGTGGCGCTTCGTGTCGGGAGTAAAGCGGTGGCTGGTTGACCCCGAGCGACATGGCATCCCCGCGTGA
- a CDS encoding BrnT family toxin, protein MSIVYLPVADVYDDLARCDGFDWDDGNAPKLWARHRVSPGEAEQVFFRDPLVVVADTKHSASEARYYVLGRTAGERRLFLVFTLRGSLIRVLSARDMNRRERRVYERAEEASDE, encoded by the coding sequence ATGAGTATCGTATACCTTCCTGTGGCCGATGTCTACGACGACCTGGCGCGGTGCGACGGCTTCGACTGGGATGACGGGAATGCGCCCAAGCTCTGGGCGCGCCATCGCGTCAGCCCGGGGGAGGCGGAGCAGGTCTTCTTCCGGGATCCGCTCGTGGTGGTCGCGGACACGAAACACTCGGCGTCGGAGGCCCGGTATTACGTGCTCGGCCGCACGGCCGGCGAGCGGCGGCTGTTTCTGGTGTTCACCCTGCGCGGGAGCCTGATCCGGGTGCTATCGGCTCGGGACATGAATCGACGGGAACGGAGGGTCTATGAGCGAGCCGAAGAAGCGAGCGACGAGTAA
- a CDS encoding BrnA antitoxin family protein: protein MSEPKKRATSKRRPVPRFASEDAERAFWATHDSTEYVDWSQARRVRLPGLKPSTETISLRLPADLLEELKVQANQRDVPYQSLLKVYLSERVASERGRRRRRKAEA from the coding sequence ATGAGCGAGCCGAAGAAGCGAGCGACGAGTAAGCGCCGGCCGGTGCCGCGGTTTGCGTCGGAGGATGCCGAGCGGGCGTTTTGGGCGACGCATGACTCGACGGAGTACGTCGACTGGAGTCAGGCGCGCCGCGTGCGGCTGCCGGGCCTCAAGCCCAGCACGGAGACGATCTCGCTCCGCTTGCCGGCCGACCTGCTGGAGGAGTTGAAGGTGCAGGCGAATCAGCGTGACGTCCCCTATCAATCGCTGCTGAAGGTGTACCTGTCGGAGCGGGTGGCGTCCGAGCGCGGGCGGCGCCGCCGCCGAAAGGCTGAGGCCTAA
- a CDS encoding type II toxin-antitoxin system RelE/ParE family toxin, translating to MVHEKSVTWVGSSHADLRALPAEVRRELGYDLRQVQRGREPRDGKPMATVGAGVWEIRVRVAGAFRLFFVAKFAEAVYVLHVFQKKSQQTPRLDLELGRARYQAVLRERSKGGK from the coding sequence GTGGTGCACGAGAAATCTGTCACCTGGGTGGGCAGCTCTCACGCGGACCTTCGGGCCCTTCCGGCCGAAGTCCGGCGCGAGCTCGGATACGACCTCCGCCAAGTGCAGCGGGGGCGGGAGCCGCGCGATGGAAAGCCAATGGCCACCGTGGGTGCCGGGGTGTGGGAGATTCGGGTCCGGGTCGCCGGAGCCTTCCGACTCTTCTTTGTGGCCAAGTTCGCGGAGGCCGTCTACGTCCTGCACGTGTTCCAGAAGAAGTCGCAACAGACTCCCCGGCTCGATCTCGAGCTCGGCCGGGCGCGGTACCAGGCGGTGCTGCGCGAACGCTCGAAGGGAGGCAAGTAG
- a CDS encoding DUF5615 family PIN-like protein — protein sequence MAVRLLFDENLSARLVRDLAPEFPDSRDVVSVLGARPSDEAIWTYAGAHGFVIITKDEDFQRFSVWRGFPPKVIWIRQGNASTGAVAALLRGSMTQIREFVAHPDAAFLPLGRLPGDA from the coding sequence GTGGCCGTCCGGCTCCTCTTCGACGAGAATCTGTCGGCACGCCTGGTCCGCGACCTCGCGCCGGAGTTCCCGGACTCGCGTGACGTAGTGTCCGTGCTTGGTGCCCGGCCGTCGGACGAGGCCATCTGGACGTACGCCGGCGCTCACGGGTTCGTCATCATCACCAAGGACGAAGATTTTCAGCGGTTCAGCGTCTGGCGTGGGTTTCCGCCCAAAGTGATTTGGATCCGGCAGGGGAATGCGTCGACGGGAGCCGTCGCTGCCCTGCTGCGGGGCAGTATGACGCAGATTCGCGAGTTCGTGGCACACCCGGACGCAGCGTTTCTCCCCCTGGGACGCCTGCCGGGCGATGCCTAA